Proteins from a genomic interval of Haemorhous mexicanus isolate bHaeMex1 chromosome Z, bHaeMex1.pri, whole genome shotgun sequence:
- the GALT gene encoding galactose-1-phosphate uridylyltransferase isoform X2, which produces MEPSLAGAAERGDRFRASEHQHVRYNPLRDDWVLVSAHRVKRPWQGQLEKPPPEDVPRWDPKNPLCPGATRANGEVPPGTQGPGLPLPPPPAFIPSFTPADDSDHSLFRAAPARGLCKVMCFHPWSDLTLPLMSLPEIRAVIDAWAELATELGASYPWVQIFENKGAMMGCSNPHPHCQVWASSFLPNEARLEDQSQRQHLSQHGVPMLLEYAEQEARRKERLVVENADWLVVVPYWATWPYETLLLPRRHVCRLQDLSDSEKDSLASVMQRLLIKYDNLFEVSFPYSMGWHGAPTGSYLEEDCRHWQLHAHYYPPLLRSATVRKFMVGYEMLAQAQRDLTPEQAAERLRSLPEVHYKKRAE; this is translated from the exons ATGGAGCCGTCGCTGGCCGGGGCGGCGGAGCGGGGTGATCGCTTCCGCGCCAGCG agcaCCAGCACGTTCGGTACAACCCGCTGCGGGACGACTGGGTGCTGGTATCGGCCCACCGAGTAAAGCGCCCTTGGCAGGGTCAGCTTGAGAAGCCGCCCCCCGAGGATGTGCCCCGCTGGGACCCCAAGAAccccctctgccctggggccaccCGGGCCAACGGCGAGGTAccaccagggacacagggacccgggctgcccctgccaccccctcctGCCTTCATACCATCTTTCACCCCGGCAG ATGACAGTGACCACTCCTTGTTTCgagctgccccagcccggggTTTGTG CAAGGTGATGTGTTTCCACCCCTGGTCGGACCTGACACTGCCCCTCATGTCCCTGCCAGAGATTCGGGCTGTCATCGATGCGTGGGCAGAGCTGGCGACGGAACTGGGTGCTTCCTACCCCTGGGTGCAG ATCTTCGAGAACAAAGGAGCCATGATGGGTTGCTCCAACCCACACCCCCACTGCCAG GTGTGGGCCAGCAGCTTCCTCCCAAACGAGGCACGCCTGGAGGACCAGAGCCAGCGCCAGCACCTGAGCCAGCACGGCGTGCCCATGCTGCTGGAGTACGCTGAGCAGGAGGCTCGCCGAAAG gaaCGGCTGGTGGTGGAGAATGCAGACTGGCTAGTCGTGGTGCCATACTGGGCCACCTGGCCCTACGagaccctgctgctgccccgcCGCCATGTCTGCCGCCTCCAGGACCTCAGTGACAGTGAGAAGGACA GCCTGGCCTCCGTCATGCAGAGGCTGCTCATCAAGTACGACAACCTCTTTGAAGTCTCCTTCCCCTACTCCATGGGCTGGCATG GAGCCCCCACAGGCTCCTACCTCGAAGAGGACTGCAGGCACTGGCAGCTCCATGCCCACTACTACCCACCACTGCTGCGCTCTGCCACTGTCCGCAAGTTCATGGTGGGGTACGAGATGCTGGCACAGGCGCAGAGGGACCTCACCCCGGAGCAG gcagccgAGCGCCTGAGGAGCCTCCCCGAGGTGCACTACAAGAAGAGGGCTGAGTAG
- the SIGMAR1 gene encoding sigma non-opioid intracellular receptor 1, with translation MGAVWGRRALRAGLALGALALVLQGLRGWLAAKRYEFSPAEIAQLARHHAGLDHELAFSKIIVELRKKHPGHILPDEDLQWVFVNAGGWMGSMCLLHASLTEYVLLFGTAIDTGGHSGRYWADISDTVISGTFRQWKEGTTRSEIYYPGDTIVHQAGEATSVQWSAGTWMVEYGRGFIPSTLAFALADTLFSTQDFVTLFYTLRVYAKGLLLEANAFFSTFGC, from the exons ATGGGCGCGGTGTgggggcggcgggcgctgcgggccgGGCTGGCGCTGGGCGCGCTGGCGCTGGTGTTGCAGGGGCTGCGCGGGTGGCTGGCGGCCAAGCGGTACGAGTTCAGCCCCGCCGAGATCGCACAGCTCGCCCGGCACCACGCGG GGCTGGACCATGAGCTGGCTTTCTCCAAGATCATTGTGGAGCTGCGAAAGAAGCACCCAGGTCACATCCTTCCAGATGAGGACCTGCAGTGGGTGTTTGTGAATGCGGGCGGGTGGATGGGCTCCATGTGCCTGCTCCATGCCTCTCTCACCGAGTACGTGCTGCTCTTCGGGACAGCTATCGACACCGGGGGACACTCGG GTCGCTACTGGGCAGATATTTCTGACACCGTCATCTCGGGGACATTCCGGCAATGGAAGGAGGGGACCACCAGAAGTGAGATCTACTATCCAG GCGACACCATCGTGCACCAGGCGGGAGAGGCCACATCAGTGCAGTGGAGTGCAGGCACCTGGATGGTGGAGTACGGCCGGGGATTCATCCCCTCCACACTCGCCTTTGCCCTGGCTGACACCCTCTTCAGCACTCAGGACTTCGTCACCCTCTTCTACACCCTGCGTGTCTACGCAAAGGGCCTGCTCCTGGAAGCAAATGCCTTCTTCAGCACCTTTGGGTGCTGA
- the GALT gene encoding galactose-1-phosphate uridylyltransferase isoform X1: MEPSLAGAAERGDRFRASEHQHVRYNPLRDDWVLVSAHRVKRPWQGQLEKPPPEDVPRWDPKNPLCPGATRANGEVNPKYEGTFVFPNDFPALQPDAPEPDDSDHSLFRAAPARGLCKVMCFHPWSDLTLPLMSLPEIRAVIDAWAELATELGASYPWVQIFENKGAMMGCSNPHPHCQVWASSFLPNEARLEDQSQRQHLSQHGVPMLLEYAEQEARRKERLVVENADWLVVVPYWATWPYETLLLPRRHVCRLQDLSDSEKDSLASVMQRLLIKYDNLFEVSFPYSMGWHGAPTGSYLEEDCRHWQLHAHYYPPLLRSATVRKFMVGYEMLAQAQRDLTPEQAAERLRSLPEVHYKKRAE, from the exons ATGGAGCCGTCGCTGGCCGGGGCGGCGGAGCGGGGTGATCGCTTCCGCGCCAGCG agcaCCAGCACGTTCGGTACAACCCGCTGCGGGACGACTGGGTGCTGGTATCGGCCCACCGAGTAAAGCGCCCTTGGCAGGGTCAGCTTGAGAAGCCGCCCCCCGAGGATGTGCCCCGCTGGGACCCCAAGAAccccctctgccctggggccaccCGGGCCAACGGCGAG GTGAACCCCAAGTATGAGGGTACTTTTGTCTTCCCAAATGACTTCCCTGCATTGCAGCCTGATGCTCCAGAGCCTG ATGACAGTGACCACTCCTTGTTTCgagctgccccagcccggggTTTGTG CAAGGTGATGTGTTTCCACCCCTGGTCGGACCTGACACTGCCCCTCATGTCCCTGCCAGAGATTCGGGCTGTCATCGATGCGTGGGCAGAGCTGGCGACGGAACTGGGTGCTTCCTACCCCTGGGTGCAG ATCTTCGAGAACAAAGGAGCCATGATGGGTTGCTCCAACCCACACCCCCACTGCCAG GTGTGGGCCAGCAGCTTCCTCCCAAACGAGGCACGCCTGGAGGACCAGAGCCAGCGCCAGCACCTGAGCCAGCACGGCGTGCCCATGCTGCTGGAGTACGCTGAGCAGGAGGCTCGCCGAAAG gaaCGGCTGGTGGTGGAGAATGCAGACTGGCTAGTCGTGGTGCCATACTGGGCCACCTGGCCCTACGagaccctgctgctgccccgcCGCCATGTCTGCCGCCTCCAGGACCTCAGTGACAGTGAGAAGGACA GCCTGGCCTCCGTCATGCAGAGGCTGCTCATCAAGTACGACAACCTCTTTGAAGTCTCCTTCCCCTACTCCATGGGCTGGCATG GAGCCCCCACAGGCTCCTACCTCGAAGAGGACTGCAGGCACTGGCAGCTCCATGCCCACTACTACCCACCACTGCTGCGCTCTGCCACTGTCCGCAAGTTCATGGTGGGGTACGAGATGCTGGCACAGGCGCAGAGGGACCTCACCCCGGAGCAG gcagccgAGCGCCTGAGGAGCCTCCCCGAGGTGCACTACAAGAAGAGGGCTGAGTAG
- the GALT gene encoding galactose-1-phosphate uridylyltransferase isoform X3 — protein MEPSLAGAAERGDRFRASEHQHVRYNPLRDDWVLVSAHRVKRPWQGQLEKPPPEDVPRWDPKNPLCPGATRANGEVNPKYEGTFVFPNDFPALQPDAPEPDDSDHSLFRAAPARGLCKVMCFHPWSDLTLPLMSLPEIRAVIDAWAELATELGASYPWVQIFENKGAMMGCSNPHPHCQVWASSFLPNEARLEDQSQRQHLSQHGVPMLLEYAEQEARRKERLVVENADWLVVVPYWATWPYETLLLPRRHVCRLQDLSDSEKDSLASVMQRLLIKYDNLFEVSFPYSMGWHGHNQSHRCLGLCASVSEPPGRGPGNPGQPGGCPEF, from the exons ATGGAGCCGTCGCTGGCCGGGGCGGCGGAGCGGGGTGATCGCTTCCGCGCCAGCG agcaCCAGCACGTTCGGTACAACCCGCTGCGGGACGACTGGGTGCTGGTATCGGCCCACCGAGTAAAGCGCCCTTGGCAGGGTCAGCTTGAGAAGCCGCCCCCCGAGGATGTGCCCCGCTGGGACCCCAAGAAccccctctgccctggggccaccCGGGCCAACGGCGAG GTGAACCCCAAGTATGAGGGTACTTTTGTCTTCCCAAATGACTTCCCTGCATTGCAGCCTGATGCTCCAGAGCCTG ATGACAGTGACCACTCCTTGTTTCgagctgccccagcccggggTTTGTG CAAGGTGATGTGTTTCCACCCCTGGTCGGACCTGACACTGCCCCTCATGTCCCTGCCAGAGATTCGGGCTGTCATCGATGCGTGGGCAGAGCTGGCGACGGAACTGGGTGCTTCCTACCCCTGGGTGCAG ATCTTCGAGAACAAAGGAGCCATGATGGGTTGCTCCAACCCACACCCCCACTGCCAG GTGTGGGCCAGCAGCTTCCTCCCAAACGAGGCACGCCTGGAGGACCAGAGCCAGCGCCAGCACCTGAGCCAGCACGGCGTGCCCATGCTGCTGGAGTACGCTGAGCAGGAGGCTCGCCGAAAG gaaCGGCTGGTGGTGGAGAATGCAGACTGGCTAGTCGTGGTGCCATACTGGGCCACCTGGCCCTACGagaccctgctgctgccccgcCGCCATGTCTGCCGCCTCCAGGACCTCAGTGACAGTGAGAAGGACA GCCTGGCCTCCGTCATGCAGAGGCTGCTCATCAAGTACGACAACCTCTTTGAAGTCTCCTTCCCCTACTCCATGGGCTGGCATG GTCATAATCAAAGTCACAggtgtcttgggctctgtgccagtgtctctgagccccctggcagaggtcctggcaatccaggacagccagggggatgtcctgagttctga